The DNA window GGCGCGCTACGCCGCCGAAGGGCACCGCGTGAAGGTAGTGACCTGTACCGACGGTCGGCGCGGCGACATTCTGAACCCGGCGATGGACCGCCCCGGGGTGCTGGAGAACATCATCGCCGTGCGCGAGGAAGAAATGGCGCGTGCGGTGTCTGCGCTTGGCGTCGAGCACGAATGGCTTGGCTACCAGGACTCCGGCCTGCCGGAGGGCGACCCGCGGCCGCCGCTTCCGGAGGGTTCCTTTGCGGTGCAGGACCCGGTGGAGGTGACGAAGAAGCTCGTGGCGTCGATACGCGAGTTCCGCCCGCACGTGATCATCACTTACGACGAAAATGGCGGCTACCCGCACCCGGACCACCTCATGGTGCACGCTATTTCCATGCTCGCCTGGGAGAAGTCCGGTGACTCGGAGTTCGCGCCCGAAGCGGGGGAGCCGTGGACGCCGCTAAAGATGTACTACAGCCACGGTTTCATCCTGCAGCGCATGAAGCTGCTCCAGGAGCGTCTCTTTGCCCAGGGCAAGCCCAGCCCCTACGAGCTGATGATTGCCCGGTGGGAGCAAAACAAGGCGGACGTGATGAGCCGAGTGACCACGCGGGTGGAGTGCAGCGAGTACTTTTCCAACCGCGCCGAGGCCCTAAGGGCACACGCCACGCAGATCGACCCGGCCGGTGCGTTTCTGGCCAGCCCGGTCGAAGACCAACAGGAAGTTTGGCCAACTGAGGAGTTTGAGCTCGCGCGCAGCCGCGTTGAGACGACACTGCCCGAAGGCGACCTGTTCGCGGGGATACCCACCGCAGAGAAGTAGAGAAGTGAAGGACACTTAAGACCCAATGAGCTCGATGTTTTCCACGCTGGCCGCCTCCGCCACCAACGCCACCAGTTTTGTGCTTGCTCAGGCACCGGCGGAAACGCCGGTCGGGCCGGACTTTGGCAAGGCCTCGCCGGTGGGGCTATTGATCATCGTCGTGCTGGCTGCGGCGATCCTCACGCTCGGATACGCTTTTCACCGGCGCTTTTCCCGCTTCCGTCGCCGCCAGCAGTTCGCGCAAGCGCACGGCATTGATCCCTTCGATACGCAGGCGGTGGATAAGGCCATGGAGGAAGCTGGTGTCCTTGACCGGAGCAAGAAGCGCATCTTCTAGCAGCGCCAAAAGGTAAGGTGAGGGGCGTGACTGTGCTGGAAAAAATCCTGTACCCGCTGTACGAGTACCGCCTGCGGCGCGAGCTGCGCGGCAAGAAGCGGCCGAAGCACATCGCCGTGATGGCCGACGGCAACCGCCGCTGGGCCCGCGAGGCCGGGCTGAGCGACATCTCGCAGGGGCACCGCGCGGGCGGGGCGAAAATTGGTGAGCTCGTGCGCTGGTGTGCCGAGATGGATGTGGACGTCGTCACGCTCTACCTGCTGTCCACGGAGAACCTCCAGCGCACTTCCGAAGAGGTCGAGCTGCTTTTCGACATCATCTCGGACGTCATCGACGGCCTCGCCACCGAGCACTACACGTGCCGAGTGCGCCTGGTTGGTCACCTTGACCTGTTGCCGGAGGACGTGGTGGCGCGCATGCAGCGCTCTGCGGCGTCGACTACGGGCAAGGCCGGGCTGACCGTCAACATCGCGGTGGGCTACGGCGGCCGCCAGGAGATTGTCGACGCGGTACGCGAGCTCATCCAGGACGAGGCGGGCAAGGGGGCCAGCGCCGCCGAAATCGCCGAGGCGGTCACGGTGGATTCCATCTCTGAGCACCTCTACACCTCTGGCCAGCCGGACCCGGATCTGGTCATCCGCACCTCGGGCGAGCAGCGCCTCTCCGGGTTTCTGCTGTGGCAGGCCGCGTACTCGGAGATCTGGTTCACCGACACCTACTGGCCGGCGTTCCGCAAGATCGATTTCTTGCGCGCATTGCGCGAGTACTCGCAGCGCTCGCGCCGCTTTGGTAAGTAGCGCCTACATCTTGCGCATGCGCACCCGCTGCACGGTGTGGTCGAAGCCCTTGCGCAGCACCAGCGAGGCCCGCACCTTCGTCGGCAGGATGTTTTCCACCAGGTTAGGCAGGTTGATCGACTGCCACAGCTCGCGGGCTTCGCGCGAGGCGGCGGTGTCGTCAAGTCCCGCGTAGTTGGCAAAGTGCGCGCCCGGCTTCGTAAACGCGGTGTTGCGCAGCTTGAGGAAGCGCGAAATGTACCAGTGCTCGATGTGCTCGGTCGCGGCATCCACGTAGATGGAAAAGTCGAACAGGTCCGACACCATCAGCGTCGGCCCTGTCTGAAGCACGTTCAGGCCCTCCAGGATCAGGATGTCGGGCTGGCGGACCTCGATGAACTCGCCGGGCAAGATGTCGTAGGCGTTGTGCGAATAGATCGGAGCCTTGACCACGGGCTTGCCCGATTTCACCTCGGTGACAAAACGCATGAGGTTACGACGGTCGTAGGACTCCGGGAACCCTTTCCTTGCCATCAAGTTGCGCTCTTCCAGCACCGCGGTGGGGTAGAGGAAGCCGTCGGTGGTGATCAGATCTACCCGCGGGTGCGAATCCCACCTCTGCAGCAGCACCTGCAGCACGCGCGCGGTGGTCGATTTGCCCACCGCCACCGAGCCAGCCAGCCCGATAATGAAGGGCACATGCCCCGGGTCGCCGCCGATGAAGGTCTCGGTGGCGTTGGTGAGCTTCTGGCGCGCCCGCACCTGCAGGTGGATCAGGCGAGAGAGGGGGAGGTAGATGTCCGCGACTTCCTGGAGATCCAGGTTCTCGCCGATACCGCTGAGTTTTTCTACCTCGTCTGCGGTGAGCACCTGCGGCATCTTCGCGCGCCGCTTGCGCCAATCATCGCGGTGGAAATCCAGATACGGGCTGGAATCGAAGCCCCGTGCGCCTTGAGCCATGCCAGCTATTCTTCCATCCACCGATGGGAGCAGGTGAATACAGGTGGCCCCGCGCGCAGGGTCGGCCGTTTATACTGCTAGCCAGCGGCCGTGTTTTTGAAGCGGCTGTGCAGAATTGCTACTTAAATACAAGTGAAAGGACCCGGAGCACGTGTCTGATGACTTCCGCTACCAGGATCTCGCCACCTTTGATCCAGAGGTGCACGACGCCATTGTCAACGAGCTGAGCAGGCAGCGCAACACTCTGGAGATGATCGCCTCCGAGAACTTCGTGCCGCGTGCCGTCCTGCAGGCGCAGGGCTCCGTGCTGACCAACAAGTACGCCGAGGGGTACCCGGGCAAGCGCTACTACGGCGGCTGCGAGCACGTCGACGTGGTCGAGGAGCTGGCGATCGAGCGCGCCAAGGAGGTCTTTGGCGCGAAGTTTGCCAACGTGCAGCCGCACTCCGGCGCGCAGGCGAACGCGGCAGTGCTCATGGCGCTCGCGGAGCCGGGGGACACCATCCTCGGCCTGAGCCTGGCGCACGGTGGACACCTCACCCACGGCATGAAGATCAACTTCTCCGGCCGCCTCTACAACGTCGCTGCCTACGAGGTGGAAAAGGATACCCACACCATCGACATGGCGAAGCTGCGCGAGCAGGCGCGCGAGGTCAAGCCGAAGGTGATCATCGCCGGCTGGTCCGCGTACCCGCGCCACGAGGACTTCGCTGAGTTCCGCTCCATTGCCGACGAGGTCGGTGCCTACCTGTGGGTCGACATGGCCCACTTCGCTGGCCTGGTTGCCGCCGGTGTGCACCCCTCCCCGGTGCCGCACGCTCACGTGGTCTCTTCCACCGTGCACAAGACGATCGGCGGCCCGCGCTCCGGTTTCATCCTCACCAACGACGAGGACCTGCACAAGAAGCTCAACTCCGCGGTCTTCCCCGGCCAGCAGGGCGGCCCGCTCATGCACGTCATTGCGGCGAAGGCCACCGCGTTCAAGATCGCGGGCATGCCCGAGTTCAAGGACCGTCAGGAGCGCACCATCGAGGGCGCACGCATCCTTGCCGAGCGCCTGACCCAGCCGGATGCGAAGGAGGCTGGCGTCGACGTCGTCTCCGGCGGCACCGACGTGCACCTGGTGCTCGCGGATCTGCGCAACTCTGAGATGGACGGCCAGCAGGCAGAGGACCTGCTGCACAGCGTGGGTATTACCGTCAACCGCAACGCCGTGCCGTTCGACCCGCGCCCGCCGAAGGTCACCTCCGGCCTGCGCATCGGTACTTCGGCGCTGGCAACCCGCGGCTTCGGCAAGGAAGACTTCATCGAGGTCGCCGAGATCATCGCCGAGACCCTGATCAAGGGCGAGGCTGCCGACGTCGAGGCGCTGCACGCCCGCGTCGACAAGCTGGCGGAGAAGTACCCGCTCTACCCAGAGCTGGAAGACTGGAAGATGCTCTAGGCTTCTTCTTCGTGACCGCGCTGCGCGGCGAGCGCGGCGCGGGCTTCGCGCAGCCAATCAGGCTGATTCTTGAGCAGCTCGCTGATCTCTGCGGTGGTCAGCGGGCGATCCATCTCGTGCTTCTTCAGCGCAGTAATGGAGATGCCGAGCTTGCGCGCCACCTCCGGCCGCGGATGCGGGCCGTTAAGCCGCAGCTCTTTGAGCCACTCCGGCGGGTTGTGCTGAAGTTCGCGCAGCTCAGCGTGGGTGACCGCCCCTTCCTGAAACTCCTGCGGAGTGGCGGGCAGGTACACGCCCAGCTTCTTGGCGGCGGTTTCCGGCTTCATGGCCGTGCTCGACGGCGTCTTCTGAGTCATGCTGCACACGGTAGCATTCTGTGCATGCTCTCATTCGCCTTCGTCACCGGTGCCGCGCCGGGCAAGTGGATCCGCCGCTACCAGCAGGCCACCGGGGATCGCATCGAGGCGGTCGATTCGCCCGACCCCTGGGCTTTGCTTATCGACGCCCCGTCGTCCCCACCCCCCGTCGCCCTCATCCGCCTCCCCGATCCCCGTCTCGACGAGCGAAGCGATGACTTTCACGTGGTGCGCCTCTACGAGGAAGCACCAGGGGTCGCGGTGCCGAAGGACTCCGTGTACGCCGAAGTAGGGGAGAAGGTCGCCGAGCGTGACCTGGAAGGCGAACACGTCAACCTGGCGTTTTCGCAACGCCCAGACGTTGCTGCGGTGCGCGAGGCGCTGCAGGTCGTGGCCGCGAACGTCGGCATCGCTTATGGCCCGCTGCCGCTTTTGAACCACCTCTCGAAAAAACAGGTGGTGCCCCTCGAGGTGACCGGCCCTTCGGTAGCGCCGACGCCAGTAGCCCTCGTGTGGCGGAAAAACGACGACTGTGATGCGATCCAGGATTTCGTCGGCATCACCAAGGGGCGCTCCGTGCGCTCTTCACGCACGACCCAGGCGGCCAAACCGGAGAAGAAGCCTCCCAAGGTGCATAGCAGCGCTGTGCGCAAGGGGAAGCCGAGAAAACACCCCCGTAAGGGTGTGAAGCGGCGGCGTCGATAGCTGGTGTTTGCATAATGGGGGAGTAAGAAAAACGGTACAAAAAGGTATGAAAGAGAGTTTTTGTATGGCTATCTCGCGCAAGCTTATCGCGTCCGCAGCGGCATTGTCCCTGGCAACCGGCTTGGTTGCATGCTCTTCCGATGACGCCGAGAGCACGGACACGACTTCGGTCGTCGAGGAGACGGCGACCGAGGTTGACACCGCAACCGAAACCGCTGGCGCGGACGCAAGTGATGCTGAAGACGCTGAGGGCACCGAGGCTGCTGACGCTGAGGGCGAAGACGGCGACACCACGCAGATCGCCACCGCCGACGGTGAGACTGTGATGGCACCGTCTGCCCTGGCAGCCGCGATGGACAAGTACGCCGACCCGGCCTGGGGTGAGCCGGTAGCGGTGGAGGAGACCGAGAACGGCTGGATCGTCTCCTACGACGGCGAGCACTACGTCACGTGGAACGAGAACACTGGTGGCGCACCGATTTGGGGTGAAATCGCCAACGAGTGGATTAACGGTAACCATGAGTCGACCCTGGGCTTCCCCAAGGAGGCGGAGACTCCGCTGCCGTCTGAGTCCGGCTGGATCCAGGAATTCGAGCACGGCACCATTGAGTGGACCCGCGGCGAAGACGGTGCTTTCGCGCCGATTATCAACGAGGCATAACGCCTGTTTGCACACCTCACCCGGGGTGCGAAGCGGGTGGTGAAAACAAGCCCTCTGCGCAGTTTGCGCGAGGGCTTTTTGCACGTGAGAATGGAGCGCATGACCAAAAACGGTTTCAACATTCGTCCAATGCGCCCAGAGGACTACACGCAGGTCAGGGCGATCTATGAAATGGGCCTGAGCACAGGAAACGCCACCTACGAGACGCGTGGTCAGACGTGGGAGGAATTTTCCCGCGGGAAGATCATCGAGACCGCTTTTGTAGCCGTGGATGCCGAGAACGATGAGAAGATCCTCGGCTGGGTGGCGGCCGCGAAGGCGTCTTCGCGCAGTGTCTTCCACGGCGTGGTCGAGGACTCGATCTACACGCACCCGGATTCGCGCGGGATGGGCGTCTCCGGTGCCCTTTTAGACAAGCTCATCGCCACCTGCATCGAGCTGGACAAATGGTCCATCCACTCGTGGATCTTCCCGGAGAACACGGGTTCTGCCGGGCTACACATCTCGCGCGGTTTTGAAAAGGTTGGCACCTTCCACCACATGGCGAAGATGACCTACGGCGAGAAGGCCGGGGAGTGGCGCGACTCTGACATTTACGAGCTCCTGCTTCCCAAGCCCGATCAGAAGTAAGGTGTAGCCGCAAATCATCCGATCGGTCGATGTTGACAGTGTCTGACCAGGCCTACTGTCGGAATCGTCGAAAGGATGATCGTGAGCACGCTGAATACTCAAACCGCGAATCGGTGGAAAGCCCTTGCCGTCCTTGCCTTCGGGCTGGCGCTGATAGTCATGGACGGGACGATCGTCGGCGTGGCGCTGCCAACGATGATCTCCGCCCTGGATCTCAGCCTGACCAACGCGCAGTGGGTCAACGCGATCTACAACGTGATCTTCGCCGCCCTGCTTTTAGGCTCGGGCAGGCTTGGTGACCGCATCGGCCGACGCACGACTTTCGCCGCGGGCGTGATCCTCTTCGTCGGCGGTTCGCTCCTCGCCGCGGCGGCCAATGGCGCAGGCAGCCTCATCGCTGCCCGCACGGTCCAGGGCGTCGGCGGCGCGCTGGTGCTGCCGGCGACGCTGTCCTCGGTCAACTCGCTGTTCAGCGGCAAGGACCGCGCCGCGGCTTTCGGCGTCTGGGGCGCGGTGATGAGCGGCACGGCTGCGCTCGGCCCACTGCTCGGCGGTGTGCTCACGGAATACGCCTCCTGGCGCTGGATCTTCTGGGTGAACCTCCCGCTGGGCGCGCTCGTGCTCGCGGGCATCTTCGCGTGGGTGCCGCAGACCTACGGCAAACGCGACGCCCGCGGCGTGGACGTCGACGGCCTGCTCACCTCAGCAATCGGCTTCGGGCTGATCGTCTTCGGTCTGATTGAGGCGACCACGCTCGGCTGGTGGACCAAGAAGGAGACCCTCCAAAATGGCAGCTGGTCGTGGCCGGAGCAGTGGTCGATCTCGCCGGTACCCGTAGCTCTTGGCACCGGGATCGTGTTCATCGGGCTCTTTGTCCGCTGGGAGCTGCACCGCGCGCGCAACGGCCGCGACGCGCTACTGGACCTACACCTGTTCAAGGTCGGCACCTTCTCCTGGGGCAACCTCACCGCCGCGACCGTGGCGATCGGGGAGTTCTCCCTGATGTTCGTCCTCCCGCTCTTCCTCATCAATGCGGTCGGCTTATCGACGCTTACCACCGGCCTCGTCCTCGCCGCAATGGCACTCGGCGCCTTCGCCTCCGGGGCCGCCGCCCGCCACCTCGCCGCGCGGCTGACCGCGCCCGGCGTCGTTGTACTGGGCCTGGGCCTCGAGGTCGTCGGCGTGGCGCTGCTGGCCTGGCTGGTCGGCGCGCAGGCGGCGACGTGGTGGCTGGTCGCCGCGCTCGTGCTGTACGGCATCGGACTCGGCCTGGCGTCCGCGCAGCTGACCTCGACGGTGCTGCGCGACATCCCGGAAGAACTCTCCGGCGCCGGCTCCGCCACCCAGTCGACGGTCCGCCAGCTCGGCTCCGCCCTCGGCGCCGCGATCGCCGGCTCCGCGCTGGCGGCGGCGATGGCCCGCACCATCCCCGCGGCGCTCGAGGGCTTGCCCCCGCAGCTTCTCGACGGCCTCTCGCACGCCACCCAAGCCTCCGCCGGCTCCACCATCGCGCAGCTTCGCGACGCCGCGCCCAACGACCCCCTCGTCGCACCGCTCGGCAGCGCACGCGACGCCATCGTGGAGAGCCTCTCCACCGCGTTCGCACACTCTGCGGCCTGGTCCATCGGTTTCTCTGCAGCCTTCCTGGTACTCGGCCTTCTCGGCGCGCTGATGGTGCAGCGCCAATCTGCAAACGCCCAACCATGATTAGACGCGTGTTTTGGCTCGTTGGTTCCGTTTCCGACCAATAGTGGGTGTATTCTCACATTTGCTTGTTTTTGCAGGTGAGCGTGGTTTATCGTCGGAGCCATGACAGATTTGGATGCACTTGCTTTGGTTGACCGCTGCGGTTTCGACTTCGTTGCCGCTGCGGCCGGACTCGAGCTTGCCCAAATCCAGGCACACGGCATCCAATCAGATCGCGCCAAACAACTCCGCGACACCGCCTCGGTGCTGTGCGGGAAAACCTCACACACCAAGTACCAGGCCCGCGCCCAAGAAGGCGCGCGTGTGCATGGCCATAGGTTGGACACGCTGGCCTACATCACCCGCTCTGCCCGCTCGCTGAAGGATGTGACGAAGCGCTGGCACTACATCGAGCGCTTGTGCAACACCGCCGGCGACCTGGCGCGCATCCGGCGTGTGGCCGCAGAACTCAAAGCAGAGCTGCAGGCACCGGAACCGCGCACCCCGAAAGCACGGGTCACCCACCACGGGGATGGGTTTGCCACCCTGCGGCTGACCGGGCCCGCCGCCGACGTCCAGGGCGTCTTTGATGCCGCGAAGAACGACGTCACAGGCTGGCTGAACGGCGGGTGCCCGAAAGCCGACTACCTGGTGCGGGTGACCGCCAACCTTGACCTTGGCGACTACCTGCGCATCATTGCCGGCGAAGGCAACGATGTGCAGGTGCATTTTGATAATGGGGTGATCGTCTCTGGTGAGGAGTTTGTGCGCATGCAGCTCGAAGACATCGGGGCGATCATCCTGATTGGGGTGATGGACGGGCCGGTCAACGCGTATCATGCGCGTTTTGCCACCCCGAAGCACCGAGAAGTCATGCTTGCCGACTCCACCACCTGCACCTGGAAAGGCTGCAACGCTCCCGCCTCTGAGTGCGATGCCCACCACATGGTCGAACACCAACACGGCGGCGAGACCACACCATCCAACCTGGGGTGGTTGTGTAAGTACCACAACTCGCAGGCCGCCCGCGGCACCCGGGGTCACACCGAAAGACTCGACGGACAGATTGTCTACGTCTCACCCTATGGGAATGTCACCGCCACCGGCACCGACCACAAAGCCCGAGCCGACAACCGAAAACCACCCGACTAAACCCCCACCCAAAAAAGCCCGCGCGCCAGCAAAAACCGGCGCGCCACAGGCATGCCTTAATCCACCGTCTCCTTCAGCGGGTCCTCCACGATCGGGACGAGCAGCAGGAAAGCGAGCACCGCTAGCGGCACGATCATGAGGAAGACCGGGGTCAGCCCGTCGTTGTAGCTCGTCAACACAGCCTCTTTCACGGCGTCCGGGAGTTGGGAGACTTGGTGGGGAGTGAGGTTGCTCGAGGAGCCGTCGAAAAGCGGGCCGACGGCCTCCAACTGCTCAGGCGGCAGCTGGGCGAGTGCTCCAGGCATCCGCTCCGCCATGTTGTCGCGCATCTTGTGAATGAACAAGGAACCGACCAGCGAGGCGCCAAGTGCGGAACCGAGCTGGCGGAAGAAGTTGTTTGTTGCAGTTGCGGTGCCGACCATGGAGACAGGGAAGGAGTTCTGCACGATGAGGACCAGCACCTGCATGACCAGGCCGAGGCCGAAACCGAAGACGAACATGTAGAGACCAAGCGTCGTGAGCGAGGTCTCCACGGTGAGGGTGGAAAACAGGAACATGCCCACCGCAGTGAGTGCCATGCCAACGAGCGGGTAGATCTTGTAGCGGCCCGTGCGCGAGATGATGAAGCCGACGGTCATGCCCGTGCCGAGCATGCCGAGCACCATCGGCAGCATCATCAGTCCGGCCTCCGTGGGCGTCATCTCGTGCACCATCTGCAGGTAGGTGGGCAGGTAGGCGAGCGCGCCGACCATCGCCATGCCCAGCACTGTGCCGGCAGCGGTGGTGAGCACCATGTTGCGGCTGGAAAACAGCTGCATTGGAATGAGCGGGTTCTTGGCGCGCAGCTCCACCAGGACGAAGACGATGCCACTAAGGACCGCAATTGCCGCGGTGGTGAGGATGGTGGGACTCGTCCACTCGTATTGGGTGCCGCCCCACGTGGTGGTGAGGATGAGGCTGGACGTGGAGATGATCATGAGCACCATGCCCAGCCAGTCCGCGTTGAGCGGGCCCGGCGTGCCGCGACGCAGCCGGAGGACGGACGCGGACACCGTCATGGCAAGCAAACCGAGCGGGATATTCATCCAGAGACCCCAGCGCCAGCCGGGCCCGTCGGTGAACCAGCCGCCGAGGACCGGGCCGAGAACGGAGGACACGCCGAAGACTGCGCCCATGACGCCCATGTATTTACCGCGCTGGCGGGCGGGGACGACCTCGGCGATAATGGATTGCGAGTTGACCATCATGCCGCCGGCGCCCAGCCCCTGGATAGCGCGCCCGATAATCAAAAGCGTCATCGTGTGGGCGAAACCACCAAGTGTAGAGCCAATGACGAACAAGCCGATCGAACCGATGTAGAGCCACTTGCGTCCGAGGCCGTCGCCGAACTTGCCGTTAATAGGCATGGCGATGGTCATGGTGATGAGGAAGACGGAGATGACCCAGCTCATGTGGTCAACGCCGCCGAGCTCACCAACGATGGTGGGCAAGGCGGTGGAGAAGATCATCTGACCGAGCGAGCTCATCAGCATGGTGAGCAGCAGCGCCGCGAAGATCAGTCCGACGTGCTGCTTTGCGCCCCCTTGGGGTCTTACGCTGTTGTGTTCCATTCGAGCTCCTTTGCAAATGTGGTGAACGTGGCACCTGCGCGAAGCAGGTGCGAGATGGTGGTGCCTTCCTTGGGTTGGGGGAGGTGGAGATAGCGGGAGATAGAGCAGAAGACCACTTCCACGATGGAGTGGATCTCCTCTTCGACGGGGCCTTCAAGCTTTCTGTCCTGTGGGAATTTGGCAAAGTGCTTCTCGACGGCTCGCCACACCGCCCGTAGCGCCTCCCGCCTTCGAATCAGCGCGGCGCTTTCGAGTTCCAGGTTTGCCTGGATGAGCGCGCGC is part of the Corynebacterium imitans genome and encodes:
- the mca gene encoding mycothiol conjugate amidase Mca encodes the protein MTGLRLMAIHAHPDDESSKGAATMARYAAEGHRVKVVTCTDGRRGDILNPAMDRPGVLENIIAVREEEMARAVSALGVEHEWLGYQDSGLPEGDPRPPLPEGSFAVQDPVEVTKKLVASIREFRPHVIITYDENGGYPHPDHLMVHAISMLAWEKSGDSEFAPEAGEPWTPLKMYYSHGFILQRMKLLQERLFAQGKPSPYELMIARWEQNKADVMSRVTTRVECSEYFSNRAEALRAHATQIDPAGAFLASPVEDQQEVWPTEEFELARSRVETTLPEGDLFAGIPTAEK
- a CDS encoding isoprenyl transferase → MTVLEKILYPLYEYRLRRELRGKKRPKHIAVMADGNRRWAREAGLSDISQGHRAGGAKIGELVRWCAEMDVDVVTLYLLSTENLQRTSEEVELLFDIISDVIDGLATEHYTCRVRLVGHLDLLPEDVVARMQRSAASTTGKAGLTVNIAVGYGGRQEIVDAVRELIQDEAGKGASAAEIAEAVTVDSISEHLYTSGQPDPDLVIRTSGEQRLSGFLLWQAAYSEIWFTDTYWPAFRKIDFLRALREYSQRSRRFGK
- the coaA gene encoding type I pantothenate kinase — its product is MAQGARGFDSSPYLDFHRDDWRKRRAKMPQVLTADEVEKLSGIGENLDLQEVADIYLPLSRLIHLQVRARQKLTNATETFIGGDPGHVPFIIGLAGSVAVGKSTTARVLQVLLQRWDSHPRVDLITTDGFLYPTAVLEERNLMARKGFPESYDRRNLMRFVTEVKSGKPVVKAPIYSHNAYDILPGEFIEVRQPDILILEGLNVLQTGPTLMVSDLFDFSIYVDAATEHIEHWYISRFLKLRNTAFTKPGAHFANYAGLDDTAASREARELWQSINLPNLVENILPTKVRASLVLRKGFDHTVQRVRMRKM
- the glyA gene encoding serine hydroxymethyltransferase, whose protein sequence is MSDDFRYQDLATFDPEVHDAIVNELSRQRNTLEMIASENFVPRAVLQAQGSVLTNKYAEGYPGKRYYGGCEHVDVVEELAIERAKEVFGAKFANVQPHSGAQANAAVLMALAEPGDTILGLSLAHGGHLTHGMKINFSGRLYNVAAYEVEKDTHTIDMAKLREQAREVKPKVIIAGWSAYPRHEDFAEFRSIADEVGAYLWVDMAHFAGLVAAGVHPSPVPHAHVVSSTVHKTIGGPRSGFILTNDEDLHKKLNSAVFPGQQGGPLMHVIAAKATAFKIAGMPEFKDRQERTIEGARILAERLTQPDAKEAGVDVVSGGTDVHLVLADLRNSEMDGQQAEDLLHSVGITVNRNAVPFDPRPPKVTSGLRIGTSALATRGFGKEDFIEVAEIIAETLIKGEAADVEALHARVDKLAEKYPLYPELEDWKML
- a CDS encoding DUF5997 family protein; this encodes MTQKTPSSTAMKPETAAKKLGVYLPATPQEFQEGAVTHAELRELQHNPPEWLKELRLNGPHPRPEVARKLGISITALKKHEMDRPLTTAEISELLKNQPDWLREARAALAAQRGHEEEA
- a CDS encoding LGFP repeat-containing protein, producing the protein MAISRKLIASAAALSLATGLVACSSDDAESTDTTSVVEETATEVDTATETAGADASDAEDAEGTEAADAEGEDGDTTQIATADGETVMAPSALAAAMDKYADPAWGEPVAVEETENGWIVSYDGEHYVTWNENTGGAPIWGEIANEWINGNHESTLGFPKEAETPLPSESGWIQEFEHGTIEWTRGEDGAFAPIINEA
- a CDS encoding GNAT family N-acetyltransferase, with the translated sequence MTKNGFNIRPMRPEDYTQVRAIYEMGLSTGNATYETRGQTWEEFSRGKIIETAFVAVDAENDEKILGWVAAAKASSRSVFHGVVEDSIYTHPDSRGMGVSGALLDKLIATCIELDKWSIHSWIFPENTGSAGLHISRGFEKVGTFHHMAKMTYGEKAGEWRDSDIYELLLPKPDQK
- a CDS encoding MFS transporter, producing MSTLNTQTANRWKALAVLAFGLALIVMDGTIVGVALPTMISALDLSLTNAQWVNAIYNVIFAALLLGSGRLGDRIGRRTTFAAGVILFVGGSLLAAAANGAGSLIAARTVQGVGGALVLPATLSSVNSLFSGKDRAAAFGVWGAVMSGTAALGPLLGGVLTEYASWRWIFWVNLPLGALVLAGIFAWVPQTYGKRDARGVDVDGLLTSAIGFGLIVFGLIEATTLGWWTKKETLQNGSWSWPEQWSISPVPVALGTGIVFIGLFVRWELHRARNGRDALLDLHLFKVGTFSWGNLTAATVAIGEFSLMFVLPLFLINAVGLSTLTTGLVLAAMALGAFASGAAARHLAARLTAPGVVVLGLGLEVVGVALLAWLVGAQAATWWLVAALVLYGIGLGLASAQLTSTVLRDIPEELSGAGSATQSTVRQLGSALGAAIAGSALAAAMARTIPAALEGLPPQLLDGLSHATQASAGSTIAQLRDAAPNDPLVAPLGSARDAIVESLSTAFAHSAAWSIGFSAAFLVLGLLGALMVQRQSANAQP
- a CDS encoding HNH endonuclease signature motif containing protein, giving the protein MTDLDALALVDRCGFDFVAAAAGLELAQIQAHGIQSDRAKQLRDTASVLCGKTSHTKYQARAQEGARVHGHRLDTLAYITRSARSLKDVTKRWHYIERLCNTAGDLARIRRVAAELKAELQAPEPRTPKARVTHHGDGFATLRLTGPAADVQGVFDAAKNDVTGWLNGGCPKADYLVRVTANLDLGDYLRIIAGEGNDVQVHFDNGVIVSGEEFVRMQLEDIGAIILIGVMDGPVNAYHARFATPKHREVMLADSTTCTWKGCNAPASECDAHHMVEHQHGGETTPSNLGWLCKYHNSQAARGTRGHTERLDGQIVYVSPYGNVTATGTDHKARADNRKPPD
- a CDS encoding MDR family MFS transporter — translated: MEHNSVRPQGGAKQHVGLIFAALLLTMLMSSLGQMIFSTALPTIVGELGGVDHMSWVISVFLITMTIAMPINGKFGDGLGRKWLYIGSIGLFVIGSTLGGFAHTMTLLIIGRAIQGLGAGGMMVNSQSIIAEVVPARQRGKYMGVMGAVFGVSSVLGPVLGGWFTDGPGWRWGLWMNIPLGLLAMTVSASVLRLRRGTPGPLNADWLGMVLMIISTSSLILTTTWGGTQYEWTSPTILTTAAIAVLSGIVFVLVELRAKNPLIPMQLFSSRNMVLTTAAGTVLGMAMVGALAYLPTYLQMVHEMTPTEAGLMMLPMVLGMLGTGMTVGFIISRTGRYKIYPLVGMALTAVGMFLFSTLTVETSLTTLGLYMFVFGFGLGLVMQVLVLIVQNSFPVSMVGTATATNNFFRQLGSALGASLVGSLFIHKMRDNMAERMPGALAQLPPEQLEAVGPLFDGSSSNLTPHQVSQLPDAVKEAVLTSYNDGLTPVFLMIVPLAVLAFLLLVPIVEDPLKETVD
- a CDS encoding TetR/AcrR family transcriptional regulator yields the protein MDLVEARGLDNTTVEDICNAADISRRTFFNYMDSKDHAVFGVFPLRLTEAGLDAIINTQSDNLPQLILTAFEEDPAAPDRATFARQRALIQANLELESAALIRRREALRAVWRAVEKHFAKFPQDRKLEGPVEEEIHSIVEVVFCSISRYLHLPQPKEGTTISHLLRAGATFTTFAKELEWNTTA